In Apium graveolens cultivar Ventura chromosome 10, ASM990537v1, whole genome shotgun sequence, the following are encoded in one genomic region:
- the LOC141690373 gene encoding metal tolerance protein 11, producing MVEPAITGGDHGGSEEEFLLREINNGEHSWRLNFDGFQVSSQHTEKPPRGLQDCLGVLGPEDNIAEYYQQQVEMLEGFNEMDALADRGFVPRMSQEESDRLARSETAAIRISNFANMILFAAKVYASVRSGSLAIIASTLDSLLDLLSGFILWFTAFSMQKRNPYQYPIGKNRMQPLGILVFASVMATLGLQIILESVRTLVNNDSDFKLTNDQERWVVGIMLSVTVVKLVLCLYCRTFTNEIVKAYAQDHFFDVITNIIGLVAVLLANYISQWMDPVGAIILALYTIRTWSLTVLENVNSLVGRSASPEYLQKLTYLCWNHHKAIKHIDTVRAYTFGSHYFVEVDIVLPADMPLQEAHDIGEALQEKLEQLPEIERAFVHLDYEYSHKPEHAFNCS from the exons ATGGTTGAACCGGCAATAACCGGCGGCGATCACGGCGGCTCAGAGGAGGAGTTTCTGTTACGAGAAATAAACAATGGCGAGCACTCGTGGCGATTAAACTTCGATGGATTTCAAGTGTCTTCTCAACATACAGAGAAGCCTCCTCGTGGCCTCCAGGATTGTTTGGGCGTTTTAG GTCCAGAAGATAATATAGCGGAGTATTATCAACAACAAGTAGAAATGTTGGAGGGATTCAATGAAATGGATGCCTTGGCAGATCGTGGTTTTGTACCAAGAATGTCGCAG GAAGAAAGCGACAGGTTGGCTAGAAGTGAGACAGCAGCCATAAGAATATCAAATTTTGCAAATATGATTCTTTTTGCAGCTAAGGTTTATGCATCTGTTAGAAGCGGTTCATTAGCCATTATTGCTTCAACACTGGACTCGCTTCTTGATCTTCTGTCAGGGTTTATCCTCTGGTTTACAGCATTCTCCATGCAGAAACGAAACCCTTATCAATATCCGATTGGGAAGAATCGAATGCAGCCATTG GGAATCCTTGTGTTTGCCTCTGTCATGGCAACCCTTGGGCTGCAGATAATATTGGAGTCGGTGCGTACATTAGTGAATAAT GATTCTGACTTCAAGTTGACTAATGATCAAGAGCGCTGGGTTGTTGGCATCATGCTCTCTGTGACAGTAGTAAAACTTGTGCTGTGTTTATATTGCCGCACATTCACTAATGAGATCGTCAAAGCTTATGCACAAGATCACTTTTTTGATGTTATCACCAACATCATTGGCCTGGTGGCTGTGCTTCTTGCTAATTACATTAGTCAATGGATGGATCCTGTTGGTGCTATTATT TTGGCTTTATATACCATTCGTACGTGGTCGCTAACTGTCCTGGAGAATGTGAACTCCCTAGTTGGCAGATCGGCATCACCAGAATACTTGCAGAAACTGACATACCTCTGTTGGAACCACCACAAAGCCATAAAGCATATTGATACAGTTCGGGCATACACATTTGGATCTCATTACTTTGTTGAGGTGGACATTGTTTTGCCTGCTGACATGCCCCTGCAGGAAGCACATGATATTGGAGAAGCCTTGCAGGAGAAACTTGAGCAGTTGCCGGAGATAGAGCGAGCGTTTGTTCATCTGGATTATGAGTACAGTCACAAACCTGAGCATGCCTTTAACTGCAGCTAA